ATCTGTGCCAAATAAAAATCCATCGGGTAATATAACTGCCGCACGCCCCGCACGTTTTAGGCGCGCCATTATTACATTCATAAAAAGATCCGCCGTTTCAGAGCTTCTAAGCTCTACAGGGAAGTTGTTTTTGATATTTTCTTTTTCACTACCGCCGTAAGGAGGATTCATCAAAATAACATCAAATTTATCGGCTTGCTTGTATTCTGAGATATTTTTAGTTAGCGAATTATCATGATAAATTTCAGGATTATCTATGTCATGGAGTAAAAGATTAGTCGCGCAGAGTAGAAACGGTAATGCCTTTTTCTCTATCCCATAGATACAACTTTGATAAATTTCCCTATCTTTTGTAGTTTTTACTTGTGAGTCAAGTTCCTTTAGCGCCGAGATGAGAAATCCGCCCGTGCCACAAGCAAAATCGGCTATTTTTTCGCCAAGCTTCACACTTATCATCTTGGCCATAAAGTCGGTAACCGCACGCGGGGTATAAAACTCTCCAGCATTTCCTGCGCTTTGTAGGCTTTTTAGTATAGTTTCATAAATTTCACCAAATGCATGACGCTCTTTGAAGCCGTTTAAATTCAACTCATTTATGGTATTTATCACTTGACGAAGCAAAATACCGTCTTTCATGTAGTTATTATTGTCTTCAAAGGCTTTTTTGATTATAGTCTGAGATATCAGAGTTTTAGGCGTGATGGCAATATTTTTTAAAGACGGAAAAAGTTCATTATTTACGAAATTTAAAAGTGCATCGCCTGTGAGAGCCTTGCCATCCTTGTGATCTATCGCCCAGTTTTTGTAACGTAAATTTTCAGGTAAAATCGAGCGATAATTATCATCATGAATTTCCCAATCTTTCTCTTTTGTGTCATAAATTTTTAAAAATAAAATCCACGTGATTTGCTCGATCCGCTGTGCATCGCCGTTTATACCTGCGTCGTTTCGCATTATATCTTGAAGTCGTTTTATTATATTTGTTAGGCTCATTTTTATCCTTATGCTGCGTAAATTTCGTATTCTAGCTCTTTAATTGCTTTTAAATAGCTATCTTTGCCGCCAAAAATATCTATTATTTCACTCACCCCACCGTAGTTTCTAAATGGATCATTTTCTAGAATTTTTGTATTTTCTATCTCTCCTATACCGCTGTTGGCATATTTTTCAAGCAATATAGTCAAAATTTCTCTTGCCTTATTTTGGTATTTGCTTAAAAAATCTTGCTTTTTGACATTCTCTACACGCTCGCGTCTAGTGCGAGGCGGTGCATCAAAGGCTATATGGCAAATTAGGTCAAATTCATCCATTTCTTTAAATTTTTGTTGATTTTTTAATTCATCAATCAAAATACCTTTATTTAAAAGCTCGTTTATAACGGCATTTTTACGATCATTTTTATTCCAATAGTTTATAAATTTTTCCAAGCTTTCAAATTCTTGCTTTGTGTTTTGCTTTGAAAAATCAGTCAAATTTATGGTTATGAGTTTGCCGTTTTCATCAAAAATTTGCACCTGCTCGTTTATTATCGTAGCTTCAACGCCTTTTATTATGACTTTCTTGATCGGTTCTTTTGGCGTGTCGTTTTTAGGCTCTTTTGGTTTTTCAAATGCAGGCAAATTTTCTTTTGGCCTTATATCTTGTTCGTTGACTGGATTACCGTCAAATTCTGCCTTAGCAAATAGCCTACTAACGCCTCTAAAATCCAAAATCGTAAAATGCGTCTTGCCGACATCCTCTCTAAGCCTAGTACCCCGACCAATTATCTGCCTAAATTCGGTAATGGATCCAATATTGCTATCAATGGCTATCACTTTGCAAGTTTTGCAATCAACACCGGTTGTCAAAAGTTTTGACGTTACGGCTATTACGGGATAGATCGTATCTATGTCTATAAATTTTTCAAGGCTAGCTGGCGTAGTAGTAATGTCGCCTGTCATTTGCACGATGTAGTCTGCATTTTGTGCTACCAAATCGGAATTTTCATTTCGCAAAGCTTCACACATACGTCCTGCATGCTCGATATCAACGCAAAAAACAATCGTTTTTGCAAATCTATCATTTTGCTTTAAAAACTCCGTTATACGCTTGGCGACAAGCTCTGTGCGTTTAGTCAAAACGATATTTCTATCGTAATCTTTGATATTATAAACCCTATCTTCTATCTCATTTCCGTACTCGTCAAAAATTTCTTTTGGTAATCTAAGCTCAAAGAGATCGACGTCTATGCCAATGCGTACAACTCTAAATGGCGCTAAAAAGCCATCATCTATACCTTGATTTAGGCTATAAGTGTAGATTGGTTCACCAAAATATGAGATATTTGACACTTCTTTATCCTCTTTAGGCGTAGCAGTCATACCAATATGTGTGGCCGAGTTAAAATACTCCAAAATTTTACGCCACTGAGAGTCTTCTTTGGCAGAGCCGCGATGACACTCGTCAATAACTATAAGATCGAAAAAATCGGGGCTAAATTCACGAAACGGCTCGCTCTCGTCGTCTCCTACTAGCTGCTGATAAAGCGATAGATAAATTTCATACGCACTATCTAAATGTCTATTTTCCACTTTTGTCATTTTGTTACCAAAAGGCACAAAATCGCCATCTCTGCTTTGATCTACCAAGATATTCCTATCGGCTAAAAATAAAATTTTCTTTTTTGCGCCTGATTTATAGAGCCTATGTATGATCTGAAAAGCCACATATGTTTTGCCGGTGCCTGTTGCCATAACCAGCATCAAGCGATTTTTGCCGGTGGCTACCGCCTCTACGGCACGGTTAATTGCTACTTGCTGGTAGTATCTAGGGCTCTTGCTTCCTTGCGCATAAAAATATGGTTCTTGAATAATTTCTAGCTCTTTTTGCGATAAGTTTTTATATCCCAAATAGCGTTGCCAAAGACAAGAGGGGCTTGGAAATTCATCAAGGCTAATCTGCCTTTGTGTGCCATTTATTAAGTCAAGCTCTATAAAACCGCTTCCGTTGGAGCTATAAGCAAATGGCACATCAAGCATTTGAGCATAGTTTTTGGCTTGCTCTATGCCGTCTCTTATATTATGCGTTTCGTCTTTTGCTTCTATGATAGCAAGGGGTAAATTTGGTTTATAGCTTAGTAGATAATCAGCTTTTTTAAACTCGCTACGCTTTATATGATTTTGTTTTAAATTTATCCTGCCATCAGTGATTTTATACTCCATGGAAATTTGGGTGTTTCTATCCCAGCCCATCTTCTCAATCGCAGGCGTTATAAACCTAAGTTTTATCTCTTCTTCTGTCATACAAGCCTCCTCTAACTGAGTTATAGTTATAATTATAAGAAGTTAAATTCTGCAATTATATCAAAAGTTAAGTATATTTAATGGCTTGTGCTCTATCGTAATTGCAGATATTATAAATAATAAATACACAAGCTATACAGATTTAATAACACAATTGGACTCATAATCATAATTTTAATAAGTATCCATAATAAGTAGAGAATGTAATCTGTATATACCTTATGTTAATGTTGCTTTTTAGAACTTATGCTATAATTGTTAGAAATAAAGGAGAGCGTATGAATAGGCAAAATTTAACCATATCATTGCAAAACGTTTCAGTTGATAAAGTAAACTTAATAGAAACTCTACTAAAAAGTGTGGCTAAAACCATGGATTTTAAAGTTGTAAAAGTTATAAAAGATCCATCTCTTGATAACGTAAATAATGGACTAAATGAGCTTTTGTCAATCTCGGGCATAGTAAAAGACATAATCATCTCAGATACCGACATAAAAGAGGCTAGAGCTAGAAGATATGAGTAAGATTTATCTTGATGCCAATATCATAATCGACCTAATACTAGAAAGCAGAGAGTTTCATAACGAGATATTTAACCTACTAAAAGAGCATATATCAAATAACGGAATTATAGCAACAAGTAATCTAAATTTAAATACTATATTTTTTATAGTTGCAGATAGAGCTAAGAGATATGAAGCAGCAAAAAGCTTTCTAAAAACCGTAATAAACAGCAAATCATGGGAAATTTATGATATCAATCTTGATGATATTAGGCTTGCGGTCGATATGATGGATGAAAATGACGGAGCTGACTTTGAGGACTTGCAACAGTATATAGCTGCTAAAAATAGCGGTTGTGATCTTATCATAACCAATGATAAGGATTTTTTAAATTTTGATATCAAGGTTAAACGAACAAATCCAAATATAAAATAATGTACCGGATAAAAAAGTGCGTTACTTTCTGCGTTAGTAAAAATTTAAATAGCTTAGAAGTATCCGTAAATAAATGCTTTATAATTAAAACATGAATCCCTCTCTGTCCGCCACTACTTATTTATGTCTCTGTAAGCTACGCCTTAGACACTTCAACCTTAATGCATAATAAAATAACATACTTACATAAATAAAAGTAATTTAAATTTATTGTTTGATTAAAAATTTTAGATATTTAAAATCAGACGAGAAGATCTCTCGCCTGATTGATAAATTAGAAGTCTGTTTTGATGTCAGTGTCTATCTGAATGTAGATAGTCTCGCCTGCATGATCACCCGAAGTAACCTTACTTTCATAAAGCTCATATCCCTCTTCGGCTTTATAGTCGGTTGATTTTTCCCATTTGCCAGTTACCGTATCATTACTATCGCCGTCTATTTTTAATATAGTATCGATACTATCGGTCATATCTAGCACATCATCGGCGGATAGGTTAAGCAAGCCTACACTATTATCCCCTTTTCCAAGATCTAGTCTGTTGATATGCTCCATCCTTGCATCTAGGCTGCTAGCATCAGACATCTCGGTTCTTCCAAACCAGTAATTATTAACAGTATAGTTTTGAGTTAAATTATCGAAATTTATAGTTTCGCCAACTTTAACAGTATCATATGTATCTTCACTACCTATATGTTTATCATAATCATAATGCGCAAAGCCATATCTGCTAGAACCAGCTTGTCCATCCTTGCTTATACTATAGCCTTTAAACGTGTCTATGGTATTATCAAAAGTTTCTGTTATACCTATAGTGCTTGGTCCTGTCGGCACACTTGGAGCTACTGGGGTTTCCGGTATAGCAGGATTTACAAACGTAGAAGAAGATGTTTGAGTTACACTATCACCATCCGCATCAGTTATAGTAAATTTAATATCAATAGTCTCGCCTTCTTTACTATTAGCCACATTCTCATCAGCAGTGTAGTCATAAGTGCCCTTTGCAAGATCCACAACTAGCTTACTACCTGTATCTCTTACTACCTCAACTTTGGCTATCACATCTCCGTCACTGTTTATCTCGCACGCTTCGCCGTTTATAGTCTTGGCAGCGATATCATATATGTAAGTTTTACCATCTATTTCGACACTAATAGTACCATTTTCATCAGCACCGAGGTCAAAACCGACTTCTCCATTGGCTTTTGTAACAAAGTTAACGTTTTCAGCTGTTTTAGCCTCAAATTTTAACTTGCTAAATTCCTGTGCATCTGTATTTTCACCGGTTATGCCGTTATAAGAGATAGAATTTAAGCTTGAGAGATTTACGTCTTCGCCTAGTTTATAAGACTCGGCTATTATGCCATTTTTCGTTAAAAACTCCCTCCAAATGCTCTCTTCCGCCTTGCTAATACCGTGGTCGGTAGTAACCTCGGAAGTTATCTCGATGTTGCCATTTCTATAAAATCTTGTTCCGGTGCTATTTGTAGTGATATATCCTGAGCTACCGCTGTTGGTAAATCTATTACCTGTTCCAAAATTCCAAATTTTACCATCGTATAAAATAGACGCAGTGTTGCTTAAAGATGTGCTACTTGCGTCAGATACGGTAGCATCGCCATCAGATACAAAGTGGATCCTATTTTCTACGCCTTTTTCCGTAAATTTACCATTTTTATCAAACGTCTCCATGGTTTTAGCAAGTGCGGCATCATAATTTGTGCCAGATAGCAAAGAGCTTTCTAAAGAGTAAGTAAATGCCTCTTTTCCGTTTACAGTTCTATGTGCATAGTATCTTGCTATCATGGCTTTCGCGTCGTTTATACTCATCCAAGTATCGCCATGAGAATTTGTTAGCGTGGCTGCCTTACCTGAAAATGCCACAAGGCTTACTTTAACGTTCTCTTCACCTTTTGTGCCGTAGTCATTAAGTAACGCCATAAGACCCTTATATGCCGCATCAACTCTCATGGTCTTATCTGTAGCACTAACTTGATCAAACATACTTATAGAAAAGTCAAGCACCAATGTAACGTTTGATTTTGGATTTGCGATGGTTATGTCCATGGTGTTATTTGTTGGATTGTATGACGTTGGCGTACTATCGTTAATCGTTACGTTTATGTCTATACTTGCGTTACTACCAACCATATTTACAGCCTCTACCGTCACACCTTTTGTTGTTGTTGAGTCTAATAAGTTACCCTCACCATCTTTGTGAAATACCGGTTTTAGTAAGCTTGTTGAAATTTGACCGTTATTGTCGACACTTAGCTCTATTACGGTTGCACCGCCTTGGCTTGCTTCTTTACCTACCAACTTGCCATCTTCATTAAACCACAATACCTTGGTGTCGGCATTTGTTAGTAATCCGCTATCTGTGCCGTCTTGTGTAGTAAATGTAAATGACGTTACGGCCGATGAGCTTTCTGTCTTTATGGCATCAGCACTACTTGCTCCGCCCTTTATATCATATTCAGAAACTGTTAAGGTGATATCACTATCTATAAATTTAATACTGTTGTCTACGGTTATACTAGAAGAAACTTCGCTAGATTGATTTCCTGCGATATCTTTTATAAAGGCACTTATGCTGGTATTTTTGCTCTCCATTACTTCAACAGGTATTTTTATAGAACCGTCTTTAACCTCTATGGTGCGCCCGTCGTCAAGCTGGGCAGTAGAGCCGTTTTGAGATAGTATGCTTACAGTTTTTGTTTCGCCGCTTGGATTTGTGATAGTAACAACAACCGTATTTGTCGCACTCACATCACTTGGTAACGTAATGGTTGCGGTCGTTTCGTTTGCCTTGCCATCTTTGGCGTTTTCTTCGTTGTTTAAAACACCGTCTTTCTTGGTATCTTCATCCCATGAAATGATCGGATCATTTGGTTTAGTGTTATCGGTGAAATTTAAAGATGTGGCACTATTATTATCTGTGCTAGTATTACCAGCTTTATCTGTTACGCTAGCTGTTACATTAGTATTTGGCTGAACATCTGTAGTATCTATAGATATATTAAACTTACCCTCACTATCTGTAGTAACTGTGCCTATTACCTTATCTGCTACACTAATAGTTACGTTAGTGTTTGGCTGATTAGTGCTTCCGCTTAGCTCTACCCTATCGGCTATACCATCAGCCTCACTATTAGTATCTGTAATAATAGGTGTATTTAGAGTTATCTCTGGTTTAGTGTTATCGGTGAAATTTAAAGATGTGGCACTATTATTATCTGTGCTAGTATTACCAGCTTTATCTGTTACGCTAGCTGTTACATTAGTATTTGGCTGAACATCTGTAGTATCTATAGATATATTAAACTTACCCTCACTATCTGTAGTAACTGTGCCTATTACCTTATCTGCTACACTAATAGTTACGTTAGTGTTTGGCTGATTAGTGCTTCCGCTTAGCTCTACCCTATCGGCTATACCATCAGCCTCACTATTAGTATCTGTAATAATAGGTGTATTTAGAGTTATCTCTGGTTTAGTGTTATCGGTGAAATTTAAAGATGTGGCACTATTATTATCTGTGCTAGTATTACCAGCTTTATCTGTTACGCTAGCTGTTACATTAGTATTTGGCTGAACATCTGTAGTATCTATAGATATATTAAACTTACCCTCACTATCTGTAGTAACTGTGCCTATTACCTTATCTGCTACACTAATAGTTACGTTAGTGTTTGGCTGATTAGTGCTTCCGCTTAGCTCTACCCTATCGGCTATACCATCAGCCTCACTATTAGTATCTGTAATAATAGGTGTATTTAGAGTTATCTCTGGTTTAGTGTTATCGGTGAAATTTAAAGATGTGGCACTATTATTATCTGTGCTAGTATTACCAGCTTTATCTGTTACGCTAGCTGTTACATTAGTATTTGGCTGAACATCTGTAGTATCTATAGATATATTAAACTTACCCTCACTATCTGTAGTAACTGTGCCTATTACCTTATCTGCTACACTAATAGTTACGTTAGTGTTTGGCTGATTAGTGCTTCCGCTTAGCTCTACCCTATCGGCTATACCATCAGCCTCACTATTAGTATCTGTAATAATAGGTGTATTTAGAGTTATCTCTGGTTTAGTGTTATCGGTGAAATTTAAAGATGTGGCACTATTATTATCTGTGCTAGTATTACCAGCTTTATCTGTTACGCTAGCTGTTACATTAGTATTTGGCTGAACATCTGTAGTATCTATAGATATATTAAACTTACCCTCACTATCTGTAGTAACTGTGCCTATTACCTTATCTGCTACACTAATAGTTACGTTAGTGTTTGGCTGATTAGTGCTTCCGCTTAGCTCTACCCTATCGGCTATACCATCAGCCTCACTATTAGTATCTGTAATAATAGGTGTATTTAGAGTTATCTCTGGTTTAGTGTTATCGGTGAAATTTAAAGATGTGGCACTATTATTATCTGTGCTAGTATTACCAGCTTTATCTGTTACGCTAGCTGTTACATTAGTATTTGGCTGAACATCTGTAGTATCTATAGATATATTAAACTTACCCTCACTATCTGTAGTAACTGTGCCTATTACCTTATCTGCTACACTAATAGTTACGTTAGTGTTTGGCTGATTAGTGCTTCCGCTTAGCTCTACCCTATCGGCTATACCATCAGCCTCACTATTAGTATCTGTAATAATAGGTGTATTTAGAGTTATCTCTGGTTTAGTGTTATCGGTGAAATTTAAAGATGTGGCACTATTATTATCTGTGCTAGTATTACCAGCTTTATCTGTTACGCTAGCTGTTACATTAGTATTTGGCTGAACATCTGTAGTATCTATAGATATATTAAACTTACCCTCACTATCTGTAGTAACTGTGCCTATTACCTTATCTGCTACACTAATAGTTACGTTAGTGTTTGGCTGATTAGTGCTTCCGCTTAGCTCTACCCTATCGGCTATACCATCAGCCTCACTATTAGTATCTGTAATAATAGGTGTATTTAGAGTTATCTCTGGTTTAGTGTTATCGGTGAAATTTAAAGATGTGGCACTATTATTATCTGTGCTAGTATTACCAGCTTTATCTGTTACGCTAGCTGTTACATTAGTATTTGGCTGAACATCTGTAGTATCTATAGATATATTAAACTTACCCTCACTATCTGTAGTAACTGTGCCTATTACCTTATCTGCTACACTAATAGTTACGTTAGTGTTTGGCTGATTAGTGCTTCCGCTTAGCTCTACCCTATCGGCTATACCATCAGCCTCACTATTAGTATCTGTAATAATAGGTGTATTTAGAGTTATCTCTGGTTTAGTGTTATCGGTGA
This is a stretch of genomic DNA from Campylobacter sp. RM6914. It encodes these proteins:
- a CDS encoding class I SAM-dependent DNA methyltransferase encodes the protein MSLTNIIKRLQDIMRNDAGINGDAQRIEQITWILFLKIYDTKEKDWEIHDDNYRSILPENLRYKNWAIDHKDGKALTGDALLNFVNNELFPSLKNIAITPKTLISQTIIKKAFEDNNNYMKDGILLRQVINTINELNLNGFKERHAFGEIYETILKSLQSAGNAGEFYTPRAVTDFMAKMISVKLGEKIADFACGTGGFLISALKELDSQVKTTKDREIYQSCIYGIEKKALPFLLCATNLLLHDIDNPEIYHDNSLTKNISEYKQADKFDVILMNPPYGGSEKENIKNNFPVELRSSETADLFMNVIMARLKRAGRAAVILPDGFLFGTDNAKVAIKSKLLSEFNLHTVIRLPHSVFAPYTSITTNILFFTAGEPTKNTWFYRLDMPQNYKNFSKTKPMKIEHFEPVVSWWHNREQINENGFDKAKNYTFNELKEQNFNLDLCGFPQESEEVLNPFELIAKYQDERAQLNASIDTTISQIYEILQKA
- the hsdR gene encoding EcoAI/FtnUII family type I restriction enzme subunit R, with the translated sequence MTEEEIKLRFITPAIEKMGWDRNTQISMEYKITDGRINLKQNHIKRSEFKKADYLLSYKPNLPLAIIEAKDETHNIRDGIEQAKNYAQMLDVPFAYSSNGSGFIELDLINGTQRQISLDEFPSPSCLWQRYLGYKNLSQKELEIIQEPYFYAQGSKSPRYYQQVAINRAVEAVATGKNRLMLVMATGTGKTYVAFQIIHRLYKSGAKKKILFLADRNILVDQSRDGDFVPFGNKMTKVENRHLDSAYEIYLSLYQQLVGDDESEPFREFSPDFFDLIVIDECHRGSAKEDSQWRKILEYFNSATHIGMTATPKEDKEVSNISYFGEPIYTYSLNQGIDDGFLAPFRVVRIGIDVDLFELRLPKEIFDEYGNEIEDRVYNIKDYDRNIVLTKRTELVAKRITEFLKQNDRFAKTIVFCVDIEHAGRMCEALRNENSDLVAQNADYIVQMTGDITTTPASLEKFIDIDTIYPVIAVTSKLLTTGVDCKTCKVIAIDSNIGSITEFRQIIGRGTRLREDVGKTHFTILDFRGVSRLFAKAEFDGNPVNEQDIRPKENLPAFEKPKEPKNDTPKEPIKKVIIKGVEATIINEQVQIFDENGKLITINLTDFSKQNTKQEFESLEKFINYWNKNDRKNAVINELLNKGILIDELKNQQKFKEMDEFDLICHIAFDAPPRTRRERVENVKKQDFLSKYQNKAREILTILLEKYANSGIGEIENTKILENDPFRNYGGVSEIIDIFGGKDSYLKAIKELEYEIYAA
- a CDS encoding type II toxin-antitoxin system VapC family toxin, yielding MSKIYLDANIIIDLILESREFHNEIFNLLKEHISNNGIIATSNLNLNTIFFIVADRAKRYEAAKSFLKTVINSKSWEIYDINLDDIRLAVDMMDENDGADFEDLQQYIAAKNSGCDLIITNDKDFLNFDIKVKRTNPNIK